The Escherichia fergusonii ATCC 35469 genome contains a region encoding:
- the brxL gene encoding protease Lon-related BREX system protein BrxL, whose amino-acid sequence MTTDFSQDHKDEKNQMQSADLDALLNQYFKGRVVRKDLTKQLKEGANVPVYVLEYLLGMYCASDDDEVVMQGLDNVKKILAENYVRPDEAEKVKSLIRERGMFKIIDKVSVKLNQKKDVYEAALSNLGIKDALVPTKIVQDNEKLLTGGIWCIITVQYFFEEGQKTSPFSIMSLKPIQMPSMNMDEVFSTRRHFSTDQWMDVLLRSVGMEPTNLEHRVKWHLITRMIPFVENNYNVCELGPRGTGKSHVYKECSPNSLLVSGGQTTVANLFYNMSSRQVGLVGMWDVVAFDEVAGINFKDKDGVQIMKDYMASGSFARGRDSIEAKASMVFVGNINQSVETLVKTSHLLAPFPEAMIDTAFFDRFHSYIPGWEIPKMRPEFFTNSYGLITDYLAEYMREMRKRSFADAIDKFFKLGNNLNQRDVIAVRRTVSGLLKLLHPDAQYTKDDVRACLTYALETRRRVKEQLKKLGGMEFFDVHFSYIDNDSLEEFFVNVPEQGGSKLIPEGLPRAGVVHLVTQGSTGQLGLYRYETQMMAGSGKHSVSGLGSNTAAKEAVRVGFDYFKGNLNRISASAKFSDHEYHLHVVELHNTGPSTKSSLAALIAFCSILMNRPIQEQMVVLGEMTLGGVVNPVQDLAGSLQLAMDSGAKRILLPMASASDIPTVPAELFSKFQISFYADPVDAVFKALGVN is encoded by the coding sequence ATGACAACTGATTTTTCACAAGATCATAAAGACGAAAAAAATCAGATGCAAAGCGCCGATTTAGACGCATTGCTCAACCAATATTTTAAAGGCCGTGTCGTTCGAAAAGATCTGACAAAGCAATTGAAAGAAGGCGCTAACGTCCCTGTCTATGTGCTTGAGTATTTACTAGGCATGTATTGTGCGTCCGATGACGACGAAGTTGTAATGCAAGGCCTTGATAATGTGAAAAAAATCTTGGCTGAGAACTATGTCCGACCAGATGAAGCGGAGAAAGTGAAGTCACTGATCCGTGAACGCGGCATGTTTAAAATCATCGACAAAGTAAGCGTTAAGCTCAATCAGAAAAAAGACGTCTATGAAGCTGCGTTGTCGAACCTGGGTATCAAGGATGCCCTTGTACCGACCAAAATAGTACAAGACAACGAAAAATTATTAACTGGCGGCATCTGGTGCATTATTACCGTGCAGTATTTCTTTGAGGAAGGTCAGAAGACATCACCTTTCTCCATTATGAGTTTAAAACCGATACAAATGCCGTCCATGAACATGGATGAGGTGTTTTCAACCAGAAGACATTTTAGTACCGATCAGTGGATGGATGTGTTGCTTCGTTCCGTGGGTATGGAGCCAACCAACTTAGAGCATCGGGTGAAATGGCATCTTATCACTCGTATGATCCCATTCGTTGAAAACAACTACAACGTTTGTGAGCTCGGACCAAGAGGGACAGGTAAAAGCCATGTCTACAAGGAGTGCTCACCAAACTCATTGCTTGTCTCGGGCGGACAAACAACTGTGGCGAACTTGTTCTATAACATGAGCTCGCGCCAAGTTGGGTTGGTCGGAATGTGGGATGTTGTCGCCTTTGATGAAGTAGCGGGTATTAACTTTAAAGACAAAGACGGCGTCCAAATAATGAAAGATTATATGGCGTCAGGGTCTTTTGCCCGTGGTCGTGATTCAATCGAAGCGAAGGCTTCCATGGTATTCGTCGGTAACATCAATCAAAGCGTTGAGACACTGGTGAAGACCAGTCATCTGTTGGCACCTTTTCCTGAAGCCATGATTGACACTGCTTTTTTTGACCGTTTCCATTCCTATATTCCTGGATGGGAAATACCGAAGATGCGTCCTGAATTTTTCACCAATAGTTACGGATTAATCACAGACTATCTTGCTGAATACATGCGTGAAATGCGCAAAAGAAGTTTTGCGGATGCTATCGATAAGTTCTTCAAACTCGGTAATAACCTTAATCAGCGTGATGTAATTGCTGTACGCAGAACTGTTTCGGGCTTGTTAAAGCTACTACACCCCGACGCACAGTACACAAAAGATGATGTAAGAGCCTGCCTGACCTATGCGCTGGAAACTAGACGTAGAGTCAAAGAGCAATTGAAAAAGCTTGGCGGAATGGAATTTTTTGATGTGCACTTTAGCTACATCGATAACGATTCATTAGAAGAATTCTTCGTCAATGTACCGGAACAAGGTGGCAGCAAGCTAATTCCTGAGGGCTTACCTCGCGCTGGTGTCGTGCACTTGGTTACTCAGGGAAGCACTGGGCAGCTTGGGTTATATCGCTATGAAACCCAGATGATGGCTGGTTCTGGTAAACACTCAGTGTCTGGCCTTGGTTCGAATACCGCAGCGAAAGAAGCTGTGCGTGTTGGCTTTGATTATTTCAAAGGTAACCTGAATAGAATCAGTGCGTCGGCGAAGTTTTCTGATCATGAGTATCACCTCCATGTTGTTGAGCTCCACAATACGGGGCCAAGTACAAAGTCATCGCTCGCTGCATTAATTGCGTTCTGTTCAATTCTGATGAACCGACCGATTCAAGAGCAGATGGTTGTTTTGGGTGAGATGACTTTAGGTGGTGTCGTCAATCCTGTTCAAGATCTTGCAGGCAGTCTTCAGTTAGCTATGGACAGTGGCGCAAAGCGTATTTTGCTCCCAATGGCCTCAGCCTCAGATATTCCAACGGTTCCTGCTGAGTTGTTCTCAAAATTCCAGATCAGCTTTTATGCAGACCCCGTCGATGCCGTGTTTAAGGCGCTTGGGGTTAATTGA